ttttgaactctggtatgtcacccataatgttgtgtgcattgcaatattttgagcaaaactgtgctcttaccctgctaattgaaccttcacactctgctcttactggtgcaatgtgcaattaatgaagattggccaccagactggtccaatttagccatgaaacctcccacactaaaatgacaggtgtttcagttattttgtccaacccctgtatattctATAATGTAATTCAACATTGTGGCAAGATTtagattataattataatttagatTATAATGGGTTTAGAGGTTTCCATGCAAGAAAAAAGACCATGTTCCAAAATTGGCAGCATAaaactttgtttttaaacacactgacAAAGAAATGGCAGAAGCAGGAGTGTTTCTTGGATGACATTTGACCATCCAGACAGAATTCTCTCTAGTTTCATGTTTCATGTGCTTAAAAATTATATGGCATAATAGGTTTATGACAATCCTATGTCAGTATATTGACGGAGGATcaaaacagagaaaaataaaaacaacagcacTACTAAAATTTGATCAACACCACGATGTACAGTAGGTAATTGTTCTTGCATTGTTCTTCTCAACCAGcacatttaaacacaattaTTAAAGCATCTGGAGTGCAGACTGTAAAGTAGATCACATCTTTCATCCTTCAGTGAAAAACTAATTATTCAGGACTTTTACAAGTGCTATCACAGAAGGATTAAAGCTTATCTGTAAAGATGCTGACTTTGTCTGCTGTGAGTGctggcaaaaaatatttatcacAACCtaattgaaatgaaaaataaagtttagttcacaatttatttaaaatggcgCTTATTCGTTGGATTAactggtaaataaataaatgaatagaaataGAGAAAAAGatagagacacagagagagagagagaagttggTGATGACAGGCGTGCAAATATCAGCGCTAACCTGAGGGCTTTGACCTATTTTTTCAATGCTAATCTTCTCATTCTTGATCCATCTTGATTCCATTCCATGTAGTGTTCTACTGTTTCCGAGTGAATAGTAGAAGGTTGTACTCACCGTCAATaaagagagagaagagaaaATCATTCAGTAATAAATCTCAGATGATTGTATAGGATTCCATTTCAATGTGTTCATGTAACAAGCACGCtgactaatgagaggatgaatGCTGCAATGTTTCCTCGTCCTCTCTGGCGACCTCCTTCCTTTCCTCTCTCACATCTTTCTCCGTCTTTTCTAATTTCTCTTTCTCCTTCTGTCCTTGTCCACTTGTTTCTGTCTCCTCCCCTCTGTGATTGTTTAAATAATTCACTATAATACATGATCATGTAATAAAACTCATTTACAAGAGACTAAGTCCACCTAcatcttttttcttcttccttcTACGTTTCTGTTCATCGtcactttattttttactgacTGGGTTCAGATGTCAAAACTGTGGGTAACAGTCATTCACATCTGTTTATGTATGCATTCTTAAGAGTTCTGAGTACAGTCAACAAAAATTAAACTCCTCTGCAGGGTAGCTCCTTTAACTTCTGCATGTTGTGAGATGGatcgtcctacagtgcatctCCTCTACGGGTAACAATGCACTTGTGCCTGACTGTCCATGCAATCTCAGGGAAACATGGTTCGCCGATCTTTCATTGCTTTGATGTCCAGGTTTGATGTCTGCATGCCCACTGTAGGTGCTTCAAGTGTTAGCCAGTAGTTAGCATGaacactttgactggcctgtgacTCTGCAGCTCTGTATACAGAGGGGTTTATTGCACtttgtgttgtgacacattcatctCATCCCCAGGATTAAAATGTTTTGCGGTTTGATTCACAGTAGATCTTTTGTTGATAGCATGTCCTCTGGCATTGgtgagtcttggccacccaaaAAGAATTGTGGCTTGTCCCTACTCGGGccactgttggtgggtactcaccatGGCTGCCTGTGATACCATTACCATTGCTGTTTCTAAGATAATTTAACTACAATCAGCCAAACACCTAACAGATCTCTCACCTTCACATGCACCAGTGCTACAGAAAAAGCATTGTCATGAACATTTGTGGGTGTAGTTTAAGGTTTTAGCTTATCAGTGTAGATTTAATGCATGTCATGATTAATAAGCTGTTTATTAAAGCACAATTAACTGTTCTCTGGTTAACCTAATTCTATTGCCATTAAATGCACAATCACTTCACTTATAAAACAATGAGTCTGAGAAATGGGAAGCGAGCCCAAGACACTTCCTCATTTGAACTGACACtaagtataaaaataaactgGGAGCTTCTGTGGTCAAGTTTCAccagtaaacattttaaaaagtttccacCATAAAACTTTGCATGCACCATGCTTTCCAGCTTTTACTGTTTGCTGAACAATGCTGAGGGGAACACCAAATATCTAAAACTGAAAGCATTCTGACTGCCAGTTGGCcaagtttttagttttttccaTAGGAGGAGGAGTGCTGGGCTGGCACTTCCCTTTTTCTAGAGGCAACACTGTGTGAATTAAACAACATCAATTATTCCACTCCAGAAGCTCTAACAGTAACTATATGAAGAAAGGCTAACATGGTAAGAAATTAACATTTCAACTTATTTTAATAATCTTTCATGTCACAGGCTGTGAAACATGGATGCTGGTGTTGCATATTATAAAGATAATGTATGAAGGTGGACAAAATACCAAAAACCTTTAATAAGATCTTAACATAAATGGGCGAGTATTGCAAACCCTTTGGCTTAGGAACTGTTTAAATATCTCTTTAAATGCTCTTGCACCAGTTTGGCTGCAATATGACTGCAATATGTCTTTtgcttggattttttttttattatttggttgTTTTTGTGGTTTGGGGTGTTAAGTATTGACCCTGCAAAGTGGTGTCCCACATTTTCAGTGACCCACTTTTGCACTTTGCTGATGTTCAGTCCATGTTTCAAATCACTGCCAAATACTTTTGAGACTTTCTGTAACTATAGTATGCTGCATTGAAGTTAAACATCTAAAAGTCAACTTTGGTTATGTCCACCGCTTATAAAACTACAGTAGATGATTCAATTAATTATATACTTTAATTTTCTGTTGCACATCCTTACAGGAGAAGACTCACATTTATTGGCTGAGGCTGGCATTCTGTCTAATGGTGGCATTCCTGATCAGTCCAGCTACATGCAGGGTAGGCTTAAAGTTCCTCCGGAGCCAACCATGTGATGTCCATGAGAACACGACTACAGGGACTCTTGTGTTTAACTGTCGAGGACGGGGATTAAAATATGTGCCCAATGTTTTAAGGAATGCCACCAGCCTTGATCTATCTGAAAACAATATTGGGAACCTTACAATGAAAGATCTGAAAGGTTTGCAAAAGCTGATCTACCTCAATCTAGGATGGATGAACCAAGATCACGGGGTGAACATCACCACAAGGGTTTTCGCAAATTTGACAAGCCTGCAGATGCTTTTGCTTAATGGAGCTGGTCTAAAACATGTGCCTAACCCCCTTCCAATGtccataaacaaactaattTTGTTAGAAAACAGGATTACCCGGTTAAATGCCAGCAGCTTCTCAGATGTAAAAAATCTGACTCATCTAAACTTGTCAAAAAACTGCTATTACTGGAACTACTGTTTTATGGTCTTCCAGATTGAAAATGGAACTTTTTCCACCCTGACCAAATTAAGACATTTGTCTTTGTCATATAATAATCTTACTTATGTTCCCAGAGGTCTGCCTGTCTCCTTAATAACCCTTGATCTCGCTTCCAATAGCTTAAGGTACATTGGAAAGGACGATTTCAGTAAGCTATTAAATCTTAAAACCCTTAAAATCCAGGGGAATTGTCCACGCTGCCAAAATGCCCCATTTCCCTGCATTCCATGTCCCAATGGTTCTATTGAAATTCATGAACAGGCTTTCGACCACCTTCGAAAGCTTAAATTACTGCACCTAGCAGGTAATTCTTTAGAGTACATAAAAAAATCTTGGTTTAAAAACATCTGGAAGCTGCAAGAGCTCTACCTGTCCTACAATTTGCTGACAAAGGCTATTGAGGATGGAGGGTTCTTGAGTAACCTTCCATTGCTGAGAAAACTTGACCTTTCATTTAATTACAACCTGAAATCTTACCCCGACACTGTGAAGCTAGGATCCAGTTTTGCAAACTTGTCCTCTCTTCATACGCTGCACATCCAAGGTTtggtttttaaatcaataaatcagtACACTCTTAGTCCTCTTTATGACTTGCAGAATCTGTCCACATTGGACTTAGGAATCAATTTTATTGTTCATGTCAATTCAAGTGTGTTTAAGCTATTTCAGAATTTGAAACTGCTGTATCTGTCCGAAAATCGTCTGTATCCAATCACCAACTCTGAATATAGAAAGTCGGGTACTGACGACCACCTGGCTTATAACCTGCCCATGCTGACCAGTTCAAAAAAGGAACAGTCTTTTGAGATCCAGAGAAAACTTGTTAAAATGGAGTGTTATGCTGCTGGCCGTGTGTTGGATCTGAGTCGAAACAATCTGTTCTTTATTTCCCCTCAACAATTTGTGGGTTATGAGACCATATCATGTCTTAACCTGTCTGGAAATGGCTTCTCTGCAGCGTTAAATGGAACAGAATTTGCATCTCTGTCTTACCTGAAATACTTGGACTTGTCCTTTAACAAGATTGATCTGGCCTACGATAATGCCTTCAAAGAGTTAAATAAACTTGAGGTGCTGGACTTGAGCTTCAACCCACATTATTTCACTGTGCCTGGCGTGACCCACAACTTGCAATTCTTAAAAAATTTACCCTTTCTTCGAGTGCTAAATATGAGTAATAATGGCATTTTTACTTTGACGACTAAGCAGATGTACAGTGACTCTCTCAATGAGCTCCAGTTTCAGCATAATTACCTGGGAAAactgtggaaagaaaaagatgaAACATACGATAAAATCTTCCAGAATTTAAAAAATCTGACACATCTGGACATATCCTACAACAACATCAACAAGATCCCCTACAGAGTCTACACTTACCTGCCAGACACAATGAAAAGATTGCGACTGGCCCACAACGACCTGACAAGTTTTAATTGGACTTTGATGAGGAGGTTCAAACATCTGGAAGAGCTCATTCTTAGCTCCAACTACTTGTTGTACATTAGTAAGAACATTAGTGTAGACATCCCTTCTTTGCATTACCTTGACCTGAGCCATAACAAAATCTCGCAGCTGTCTAGTGGGTTTCTTCTTGGTGCCGTCAACCTCCACTGGCTCGATGTGAGCTATAACAGACTCGCCACCATCAATCAGTCCACCTTCCCGTCTAAAGCTGAAAACCACCTGAGAAATTTGTGGCTCCATGGCAACCCTTTCCGCTGCACATGTGACATCATGGACTTTATTCTCTGGATCTATCAAAGTGACATGAAGATTCCCAAACTGGCCACTTCAGTAAAATGCAGTCGTCCTGATATAAAGAGGGGCAAAGGGGTGATATTCTTTGACATTAAAGAATGCATTGATGACCATTTAGCCTTTCTGGCCTACTTTTGCTCCACCTTGCTTATTTTGGTGGTTACATTTgtagcaactgtgatgcacctgTTTTACTGGGATGTTTCTTACCTGTTCTACTATTTGAAGGCCACATTTAAAGGCTACCAGGACCTAAACTCTGAAGATTGTATGTATGATGCCTTCATCACTTATGACACCAAGGACCCGCAGGTCTCTGAATGGGTCCTAAATCATCTCAGGTTTCAGCTAGAAGAACAAGGTGAACACTTACTTCCAGTCTGTTTGGAGGAGCGCGACTGGATGCCTGGATGTCCCATGCTGGACAGCCTGAACCAGAGCATTCGTCAGAGTCGTAAGACAGTCTTtgttctcactcattcctatgtAAACAGCGGCTCATTCAAGATGTCCATGTACTTGGCACACCAGCGGCTCCTTGATGAGAGCAAAGATGTGattgtgctgctgctgcttgagCCTGTACTGCAAAACTCACATTTCCTTCGTCTGCGGAGGAGACTATGTAGTCAGAGTGTCCTCGAGTGGCCTCGGACACCTGCTGCTGAGCCTTGGTTCTGGCAATGTCTGAGGAATGCAAT
The Trichomycterus rosablanca isolate fTriRos1 chromosome 12, fTriRos1.hap1, whole genome shotgun sequence genome window above contains:
- the LOC134324044 gene encoding toll-like receptor 8; its protein translation is MVAFLISPATCRVGLKFLRSQPCDVHENTTTGTLVFNCRGRGLKYVPNVLRNATSLDLSENNIGNLTMKDLKGLQKLIYLNLGWMNQDHGVNITTRVFANLTSLQMLLLNGAGLKHVPNPLPMSINKLILLENRITRLNASSFSDVKNLTHLNLSKNCYYWNYCFMVFQIENGTFSTLTKLRHLSLSYNNLTYVPRGLPVSLITLDLASNSLRYIGKDDFSKLLNLKTLKIQGNCPRCQNAPFPCIPCPNGSIEIHEQAFDHLRKLKLLHLAGNSLEYIKKSWFKNIWKLQELYLSYNLLTKAIEDGGFLSNLPLLRKLDLSFNYNLKSYPDTVKLGSSFANLSSLHTLHIQGLVFKSINQYTLSPLYDLQNLSTLDLGINFIVHVNSSVFKLFQNLKLLYLSENRLYPITNSEYRKSGTDDHLAYNLPMLTSSKKEQSFEIQRKLVKMECYAAGRVLDLSRNNLFFISPQQFVGYETISCLNLSGNGFSAALNGTEFASLSYLKYLDLSFNKIDLAYDNAFKELNKLEVLDLSFNPHYFTVPGVTHNLQFLKNLPFLRVLNMSNNGIFTLTTKQMYSDSLNELQFQHNYLGKLWKEKDETYDKIFQNLKNLTHLDISYNNINKIPYRVYTYLPDTMKRLRLAHNDLTSFNWTLMRRFKHLEELILSSNYLLYISKNISVDIPSLHYLDLSHNKISQLSSGFLLGAVNLHWLDVSYNRLATINQSTFPSKAENHLRNLWLHGNPFRCTCDIMDFILWIYQSDMKIPKLATSVKCSRPDIKRGKGVIFFDIKECIDDHLAFLAYFCSTLLILVVTFVATVMHLFYWDVSYLFYYLKATFKGYQDLNSEDCMYDAFITYDTKDPQVSEWVLNHLRFQLEEQGEHLLPVCLEERDWMPGCPMLDSLNQSIRQSRKTVFVLTHSYVNSGSFKMSMYLAHQRLLDESKDVIVLLLLEPVLQNSHFLRLRRRLCSQSVLEWPRTPAAEPWFWQCLRNAIRIKNNVMYNKMYSKYFSIVERPGIK